A single Marinitoga aeolica DNA region contains:
- a CDS encoding radical SAM/SPASM domain-containing protein: MKYKLYQNNKRKYLLDLDSVTLVELDEIAYSHLTENKKNKDVEKDIKTLKNIINKKIKESEKFYNSDIIFEPSNIILNITKACNLECIYCYAHKEKPESMNMKLIKESLEYIFSNTKKKKITITFFGGEPLLEFKKIKESVALSKKLGKKYNKKIGYSITTNGTIMDKEIIDFLIKENFSLTLSIDGCEYIQNFQRPFVGGKGSYEKIAENIELILEKRKKLNVRATVTNQKIEIKKIAEHFIKELNVGGYSFAIASYPYTKKWTEKEKKKLYKEVEEIIEEKDKRFIPLNISGVWETIKKGEIKKYPCGAGLGIVSIDIDGKIYPCQRFTGEKDYELGEVGMQWEEFINYKKEFYKKVVKKIEEDCGLCELRNICGGGCPYELLTKSKSRSISCNLTKIGVEKLKVGR; encoded by the coding sequence ATGAAATATAAACTCTATCAAAATAATAAAAGAAAGTATCTATTGGACCTTGATAGTGTAACATTAGTCGAACTAGATGAAATAGCCTATTCACATCTTACAGAAAATAAAAAAAATAAAGATGTTGAAAAAGATATAAAAACATTAAAAAATATAATCAATAAAAAAATAAAAGAAAGCGAAAAATTCTATAATTCAGACATAATATTTGAACCATCAAATATTATATTAAATATAACAAAAGCATGTAATCTTGAATGTATATACTGCTATGCTCATAAAGAGAAACCAGAAAGTATGAATATGAAATTGATAAAAGAAAGTTTAGAATATATATTTTCAAATACAAAAAAGAAAAAAATAACAATAACGTTTTTTGGTGGAGAACCATTACTTGAATTCAAAAAAATAAAAGAAAGCGTGGCATTATCAAAAAAATTAGGAAAGAAATATAACAAAAAGATTGGATATTCAATAACCACTAATGGGACGATAATGGATAAAGAAATAATAGACTTTTTAATCAAAGAAAATTTTTCATTAACATTAAGTATAGATGGTTGTGAGTATATACAAAATTTTCAAAGGCCATTTGTTGGAGGAAAGGGATCATATGAAAAAATAGCAGAAAATATAGAGTTAATACTGGAAAAAAGGAAAAAGTTAAACGTTAGAGCAACAGTAACAAATCAGAAAATAGAAATTAAAAAAATAGCAGAACATTTTATAAAAGAGCTAAATGTTGGTGGCTATTCTTTTGCGATTGCATCATACCCTTACACAAAAAAATGGACAGAAAAAGAAAAGAAAAAATTATACAAAGAAGTTGAAGAAATAATAGAAGAAAAAGATAAAAGGTTTATCCCGTTAAATATAAGTGGAGTATGGGAAACTATAAAAAAAGGAGAAATTAAAAAATATCCATGTGGAGCGGGGTTGGGAATAGTATCAATAGATATAGATGGAAAAATATACCCATGCCAGAGATTCACAGGTGAAAAAGACTATGAACTTGGAGAAGTGGGGATGCAATGGGAAGAATTTATTAACTATAAAAAGGAATTTTATAAGAAAGTAGTTAAAAAAATAGAAGAAGATTGCGGTTTATGCGAATTGAGAAATATATGCGGTGGTGGATGCCCATATGAATTATTAACAAAAAGTAAAAGCCGAAGTATTTCTTGCAACCTAACAAAAATAGGAGTAGAAAAATTAAAAGTAGGGAGATGA
- a CDS encoding radical SAM/SPASM domain-containing protein yields the protein MKSSQYNTLIEKEDGSLLLFNGMTNAILKVEKKNVDKIKKILSGKIKIDKDIEILKKGGFIIEDDKDELSDIIAKYKKFQFSNDYFHLTVTMTTNCNFNCKYCYQNQAKEISIKPFKINNIKENTIDSIITLVKEKIEEKKPKIFSVTFWGGEPLLEKEKIKKLSEKIKKICEKEKVEYDAFIITNGYLLDKMTIKELKDSGIKKLIITLDGTEEEHNKLRLLKNGKGTFKRIYENIKNASKEIFVKIRINVFPHNIESIKRLIDKISEDRLKVEIDLRQGEMGDNKKLKSFTLKEFAKIESELYNYIIEKIDYYNFNPFLKINQARCDATSINSLVIDADGKLYKCWGEIGGISKEIGELKENGKMKLNYRKNIWLAIDPFDEECKSCKVLPYCMGGCILGKVLAEKYSVIEYGRERCLPIKYNLEEMILLTEKTYGRRKNGIRK from the coding sequence ATGAAATCATCTCAGTATAATACGTTAATTGAAAAAGAAGACGGTAGTCTTCTTCTTTTTAATGGAATGACCAATGCAATATTGAAAGTAGAAAAGAAAAATGTCGATAAAATAAAAAAAATATTATCAGGCAAAATAAAAATTGATAAGGATATAGAAATACTTAAAAAAGGTGGATTTATAATAGAAGATGATAAAGACGAATTAAGCGACATAATAGCAAAATATAAAAAATTTCAATTTTCAAACGATTATTTTCATTTAACAGTGACAATGACAACCAATTGTAATTTTAATTGTAAATATTGTTATCAAAACCAGGCAAAAGAAATAAGCATAAAACCTTTTAAGATAAACAATATAAAGGAAAATACAATAGACTCAATAATAACACTGGTAAAAGAAAAAATAGAAGAAAAAAAGCCAAAAATATTTAGTGTAACTTTTTGGGGTGGAGAGCCGCTATTAGAAAAAGAAAAAATTAAAAAATTAAGCGAAAAAATAAAAAAGATTTGTGAAAAAGAAAAAGTGGAATATGATGCATTTATTATAACAAATGGATATTTACTTGATAAAATGACCATAAAAGAACTGAAAGATTCTGGAATAAAAAAATTAATAATAACGCTGGATGGAACAGAAGAAGAACACAATAAATTAAGATTATTAAAAAATGGAAAAGGAACATTTAAAAGAATATATGAAAATATAAAAAATGCATCAAAAGAAATTTTTGTAAAAATAAGAATTAATGTATTTCCACACAATATAGAAAGTATAAAAAGATTAATAGATAAAATATCTGAAGATAGATTAAAGGTGGAAATAGATTTAAGACAGGGTGAAATGGGAGATAATAAAAAATTGAAATCATTCACATTAAAAGAATTCGCCAAAATAGAAAGTGAATTATATAATTATATAATAGAAAAGATAGATTACTATAATTTCAATCCATTTTTAAAAATAAATCAAGCAAGATGTGATGCGACAAGTATAAATTCATTAGTAATAGATGCAGATGGGAAATTATACAAATGTTGGGGAGAAATTGGTGGTATTTCAAAAGAAATTGGCGAATTAAAAGAAAATGGTAAAATGAAATTAAACTACAGAAAAAACATATGGCTCGCAATAGATCCATTTGATGAAGAATGTAAAAGTTGTAAAGTGTTACCGTATTGTATGGGAGGATGTATATTGGGTAAAGTATTAGCAGAAAAATATAGTGTAATAGAATACGGAAGGGAAAGATGTCTTCCAATAAAATATAATTTAGAAGAAATGATATTATTAACAGAAAAAACATATGGGAGGCGAAAAAATGGAATTCGTAAATGA
- a CDS encoding ABC transporter permease — translation MKTIKKFLYFLGRDILIWKSYKTQAVLGILSGFLGLLQFGFMGRFIAQGNYFPMIEQYGGNILAYFISGSVFMSYTTLSLTTFKSVIRQEQVMGTIEYLLLSETPLWEVFIYTIFSKLIFTILNTGIVFVFLIYTFDVEIKMNIISSIILLIITMISLSGIGLLSAGFIVITKKGDPVSWVYSFLTGMFSGIYYPVEILPKWLRGISYILPTTYAMDGLRKTLINGYTLYQIKEDIIILIIMTIIILPIGMYWFKNSFDKARKYGTISQY, via the coding sequence ATGAAAACAATAAAAAAATTTCTATATTTTTTAGGTAGAGACATACTCATATGGAAAAGTTATAAAACACAAGCAGTACTGGGAATACTCAGTGGATTCTTGGGATTATTACAATTTGGATTCATGGGAAGGTTCATAGCTCAGGGTAATTACTTTCCAATGATTGAACAATATGGGGGAAATATTCTTGCATATTTCATATCTGGAAGCGTATTTATGAGTTATACTACTCTCTCTCTAACAACATTTAAAAGTGTAATAAGACAGGAGCAGGTAATGGGGACAATAGAATACCTGCTTCTATCTGAAACACCATTATGGGAAGTGTTTATATACACTATATTCTCAAAATTGATATTTACAATATTAAATACTGGAATAGTATTTGTATTTTTAATATATACATTTGATGTAGAAATAAAAATGAATATAATATCTTCAATAATATTATTAATAATAACAATGATAAGTTTAAGTGGAATAGGATTATTAAGTGCAGGATTTATTGTAATAACAAAAAAAGGTGATCCTGTGAGCTGGGTATATTCATTCTTAACAGGAATGTTTTCTGGTATATATTATCCAGTAGAAATATTACCAAAATGGTTAAGAGGTATATCTTATATATTACCAACAACATATGCAATGGATGGATTGAGAAAAACATTAATAAATGGATATACTTTATACCAAATAAAAGAGGATATAATAATATTGATTATAATGACAATAATAATATTACCAATAGGAATGTACTGGTTTAAAAACAGTTTTGATAAAGCAAGAAAATATGGCACAATATCGCAATATTAG
- a CDS encoding radical SAM/SPASM domain-containing protein encodes MYKESYYNYFLEIDKVPVLVNLRTGAIAEVKRENVQKIKEILKGNIVDDELFEQLKYGGYIIEKDYNEYEEIKMRNYRARFDNSRATFTIIPTFQCNFDCVYCYETKRNKIMTIEKAEEIADYIINISKNKKIISIGWFGGEPLMNFKVIEYINKKIIDESEAELFSSMSSNGYLLNYIDISKFDELKIKNVQITLDGIEETHDKYRPLVGGGKTFKKIIEGIETLFENTKETNISIRVNVGPENYEKIEKLFDYLEKFPKERMKIYFRWIFQASERNEEFHIHVRDFRKENSFTKLSKLYEMAINRGFKVMLPILNGDMYCEFDNVYNMVIGPEGEIYPCTVAVEEGMEMGKIENGKIKLETKKQLKWHSYNGYEDKNCKECKILPLCHGGCRNAALRGSKGCPEEKKETESFIKLWYRVKKFEKKMVVK; translated from the coding sequence ATGTATAAAGAATCATATTACAATTACTTTTTAGAAATAGATAAAGTTCCGGTATTAGTTAACTTAAGAACAGGAGCAATAGCTGAAGTAAAACGTGAAAATGTTCAAAAAATAAAAGAAATATTAAAAGGGAATATAGTTGATGATGAATTATTTGAACAATTAAAATATGGTGGATATATTATAGAAAAAGATTATAATGAATATGAAGAAATAAAAATGAGAAATTATAGAGCGCGATTTGATAATTCTCGAGCGACGTTTACAATAATTCCAACTTTCCAATGCAATTTTGATTGTGTATATTGTTATGAAACAAAAAGAAATAAAATAATGACAATAGAAAAAGCAGAAGAAATAGCAGATTATATTATCAACATAAGCAAGAATAAAAAAATAATATCAATAGGTTGGTTTGGTGGAGAACCATTGATGAACTTCAAAGTCATTGAATATATAAATAAAAAAATAATAGATGAAAGTGAAGCAGAACTGTTTTCATCAATGTCATCAAATGGATATTTATTGAATTATATAGATATATCAAAATTTGATGAATTAAAAATAAAAAATGTTCAGATAACTCTTGATGGAATAGAAGAAACACACGATAAATATCGACCATTAGTTGGTGGAGGAAAAACATTTAAAAAAATAATAGAAGGAATAGAAACGTTATTTGAAAATACAAAAGAAACAAATATATCAATAAGAGTAAATGTAGGTCCTGAAAATTATGAAAAAATAGAGAAATTATTTGATTATTTAGAGAAGTTTCCAAAAGAAAGAATGAAAATATATTTTAGATGGATATTCCAAGCATCAGAAAGGAATGAAGAATTTCATATACACGTCAGAGATTTCAGAAAAGAAAATTCATTTACAAAACTCTCAAAATTATATGAAATGGCAATAAATAGAGGATTTAAAGTAATGTTACCAATATTAAATGGAGATATGTATTGCGAATTTGATAATGTATATAATATGGTAATTGGTCCAGAAGGGGAAATATATCCATGTACAGTTGCAGTAGAAGAAGGAATGGAAATGGGGAAAATAGAAAATGGAAAAATAAAATTAGAAACAAAAAAACAGTTAAAATGGCATAGTTATAATGGATATGAAGATAAAAATTGTAAAGAATGCAAAATATTGCCTTTATGTCATGGTGGATGTAGAAATGCTGCACTTCGCGGAAGCAAAGGTTGTCCTGAAGAAAAAAAAGAAACAGAAAGTTTTATAAAATTATGGTATAGAGTAAAAAAATTTGAGAAAAAGATGGTGGTTAAATGA
- a CDS encoding ABC transporter ATP-binding protein, with amino-acid sequence MEKIIEIKNLTKIYKNGIKALKNINLTINRGEKVTIFGSNGAGKTTLIKTIGMFIIPDDGEIKIKEYDIKKESKQIKKLISIATSNERSFYYRLNLEENLNFFGMLNNLTGKELKKKVEKGLKEMGLYENRKIKYMEASTGMKRRLNLARALIKEAEIYLLDEPTNGVDIETKMKIYEMMEELSKNGKTIILASHDVSEIEKTDRIVVLKKGEITADIKTEELLEKTTRKNEERLLELIK; translated from the coding sequence ATGGAAAAAATAATAGAAATAAAAAATCTGACAAAGATATACAAAAATGGGATAAAAGCATTAAAAAACATAAATCTTACAATAAACAGAGGAGAAAAAGTAACAATATTCGGCTCAAATGGAGCAGGAAAAACAACATTAATAAAAACAATAGGGATGTTTATAATACCAGATGACGGTGAAATAAAAATAAAAGAATATGACATAAAAAAAGAATCAAAACAAATAAAAAAATTAATATCAATAGCAACATCAAATGAAAGGTCATTTTACTATAGATTGAATTTAGAAGAAAATTTAAATTTTTTTGGAATGTTAAATAATCTAACAGGAAAAGAATTAAAAAAGAAAGTAGAAAAGGGATTAAAAGAGATGGGGTTATATGAAAACAGAAAAATCAAATATATGGAAGCATCAACAGGAATGAAAAGAAGATTAAATTTAGCAAGAGCATTAATAAAAGAAGCGGAAATATATTTATTAGATGAACCGACAAATGGAGTGGATATAGAAACAAAGATGAAAATATATGAAATGATGGAAGAATTATCCAAAAATGGAAAAACAATAATATTAGCAAGTCATGATGTAAGTGAAATAGAGAAAACCGATAGAATAGTGGTATTAAAAAAAGGAGAAATAACAGCAGACATAAAAACAGAAGAATTACTGGAAAAAACAACGAGAAAAAATGAAGAAAGATTACTGGAATTAATAAAATGA
- a CDS encoding ABC transporter ATP-binding protein, whose protein sequence is MIDIKNIKKKFKEKEVLKGINFDVKEEEKFVILGENGAGKSTLFYILTKVYNPDEGEIKIKKGKKLLGFVEEPQFMKNMNAYENIKYITSSIYKKINKESMDKYLKITGIQQHAKKKVGKYSTGMKKRLAVSILLLIDPDIYIFDEPTEGLDPIERKNFIKLMEDLKERGKSIIISTHVLSEAKEMADRVGILHDGKIKKILSKDEFKKNDEYIIYTETQKYPEWLEYKIEEGKTIIKSNNIIQTLKKLTQYGVRIKDIEKNTSILEKTFIKISSGDGKND, encoded by the coding sequence ATGATAGATATAAAAAACATAAAAAAGAAGTTTAAAGAAAAAGAAGTTTTAAAAGGAATAAACTTTGATGTAAAAGAAGAGGAAAAATTTGTAATATTAGGAGAAAATGGAGCAGGGAAATCAACACTATTTTATATATTAACAAAAGTATATAATCCAGATGAAGGTGAAATAAAAATAAAAAAAGGCAAAAAACTATTGGGTTTTGTAGAAGAACCACAATTTATGAAAAATATGAATGCATACGAAAACATAAAATATATAACATCATCAATATATAAAAAAATAAACAAAGAAAGTATGGATAAATATTTAAAAATAACGGGAATACAACAACATGCAAAAAAGAAAGTTGGTAAATATTCAACAGGAATGAAAAAAAGGCTTGCGGTTTCAATATTACTATTAATAGATCCAGATATATACATATTTGATGAACCAACAGAAGGATTGGACCCAATAGAAAGAAAAAACTTCATTAAATTAATGGAAGATTTAAAAGAAAGAGGAAAAAGTATAATAATAAGCACTCATGTATTATCAGAAGCAAAAGAAATGGCAGACAGAGTAGGTATATTACATGATGGAAAAATAAAAAAAATCTTATCAAAAGATGAATTTAAAAAAAATGATGAATATATAATATATACAGAAACACAGAAATATCCCGAATGGTTAGAATACAAAATAGAAGAGGGTAAAACAATAATAAAAAGCAACAATATAATACAAACATTGAAAAAACTTACGCAATATGGAGTAAGAATAAAAGATATAGAAAAAAATACATCTATCCTGGAAAAAACATTTATAAAAATATCATCAGGGGATGGAAAAAATGATTAA